In a single window of the Micromonospora inositola genome:
- a CDS encoding ABC transporter ATP-binding protein, with protein sequence MASVQLEAVRLTKRFGDRTAVDGLSFAARQGEVMGLLGPNGSGKTTTIRLLTTVLAPTTGEFSVAGVPCTRPGEIRRRIGVLPESSGYPGHQTGEEYLRHHARLFGRARADAARVAGRLLAEVGLAERASSRISTYSRGMRQRLGIARALVNDPAVVFLDEPTLGLDPAGQRQVLSIVREIAVSRGATVILSTHTLPEVEEICTSVLILHKGKALVSGTFAEVTRAVPTQQHAQVRVPIELVGRAREALAGVAGLTMEPADERPDILRISLSGRPVAGQGGTETGMNGPLRAVLSADVPVLAFEVEGARLSDAFLAMTTEGVR encoded by the coding sequence ATGGCCAGCGTGCAACTCGAGGCTGTCCGGCTCACCAAGCGGTTCGGGGATCGTACGGCGGTCGATGGGCTCAGCTTCGCGGCGCGACAAGGCGAGGTCATGGGCTTGCTCGGCCCGAACGGATCGGGCAAGACGACGACGATCCGACTGCTCACCACGGTGCTGGCACCGACGACCGGGGAGTTCTCGGTGGCTGGTGTTCCATGCACGCGGCCGGGCGAGATTCGACGGCGGATCGGGGTGCTGCCCGAAAGCAGCGGCTATCCCGGACACCAGACCGGCGAAGAGTACCTGCGCCACCACGCGCGGCTGTTCGGCCGCGCCCGTGCAGACGCCGCCCGGGTCGCCGGGCGGCTGTTGGCGGAGGTCGGCCTGGCCGAGCGGGCCTCGTCGCGGATCTCCACCTACAGCCGGGGCATGCGGCAGCGCCTGGGTATCGCGCGGGCGCTGGTCAACGATCCCGCTGTCGTGTTCCTCGACGAACCGACGCTCGGGCTCGATCCGGCCGGGCAGCGTCAAGTGCTGTCGATCGTCCGCGAGATCGCGGTGAGCAGAGGAGCCACCGTCATCCTGAGCACCCACACCCTTCCGGAGGTCGAGGAGATCTGCACGAGCGTGCTGATCCTCCACAAGGGGAAGGCACTCGTCTCCGGCACGTTCGCCGAGGTCACCCGCGCCGTCCCCACCCAGCAGCACGCGCAGGTGAGGGTGCCGATCGAGCTGGTCGGTCGGGCCCGGGAAGCGCTCGCGGGCGTTGCCGGCCTGACGATGGAGCCCGCCGACGAACGCCCCGACATCCTCAGGATCTCCCTGAGCGGAAGGCCGGTCGCAGGACAGGGCGGCACGGAGACGGGGATGAACGGACCACTGCGGGCGGTGCTGAGCGCCGACGTACCGGTCCTCGCCTTCGAGGTCGAAGGTGCGCGCCTCAGCGACGCGTTCCTGGCGATGACCACGGAGGGTGTCCGATGA
- a CDS encoding AfsR/SARP family transcriptional regulator — MEFRLLGAVEVWAGVRQVDLGPRQQRLVLAILALNVNQLVPLDRLVDLTWPESPPQTARHAIHVRVSQLRTVLAMAGAGREGVRISTRGPTYVLQADPMDVDAHRFRALLAEARLETDDLERASMLRRALDLWHGPPLADVATPRIEDLCRGLEEARLTAMEEWLDAQLRLGRHEAVLDEIAEYAGQYPYRQRLLAQLMLALYRAGRAADALVAYRLARSRLVNELGLDPSPQLQRLERAILRGDPALDLP, encoded by the coding sequence GTGGAGTTCCGGCTCTTGGGGGCGGTGGAGGTATGGGCGGGGGTTCGACAGGTCGATCTCGGGCCACGCCAACAGCGGCTTGTGCTGGCGATCCTCGCGCTGAACGTGAATCAGCTTGTTCCACTCGACCGTCTGGTTGACCTGACGTGGCCTGAATCGCCGCCACAGACCGCTCGCCATGCCATCCACGTCCGCGTCTCACAACTGCGCACCGTCCTGGCCATGGCCGGTGCGGGACGTGAAGGCGTAAGGATCAGCACGCGCGGCCCGACCTATGTCCTGCAAGCCGATCCGATGGATGTGGACGCCCACCGCTTCCGCGCCCTCCTCGCCGAGGCTCGTCTTGAGACGGACGACCTGGAAAGGGCGTCGATGCTGCGCCGGGCGCTCGACCTGTGGCACGGACCCCCGCTGGCCGACGTGGCGACACCACGAATCGAAGATCTGTGCCGAGGGCTGGAGGAAGCGCGGTTGACGGCCATGGAGGAGTGGTTGGACGCGCAGTTGCGGCTCGGTCGGCACGAGGCCGTCCTCGACGAAATCGCCGAGTACGCCGGGCAGTATCCGTACCGCCAACGACTGCTCGCGCAGCTCATGCTCGCCCTGTACCGCGCCGGCCGCGCCGCCGACGCGCTGGTCGCTTACCGGCTCGCGCGGAGCCGGCTCGTCAACGAACTCGGACTCGACCCATCGCCGCAGCTGCAGCGGCTGGAGAGAGCGATACTTCGCGGCGATCCTGCGCTTGACCTGCCATGA
- a CDS encoding HAMP domain-containing sensor histidine kinase, with protein sequence MRARTTIAATIVVGFALVITAVSLVVFLRRSLVERVDDIARARAYDVAALARQGMLPADLAVEGDDGSIAQVVDGAGRVVSATAGLRRDQSLARFRPPGAAPEVRTVDDVPFGEGGSYRVIALPTATPGGPATVYVAASLSPVDDAVEVLQSALAAGAPLLLALVAFTTWTVAGRTLRPVDAIRAEVADISERSLDRRVSVPPTDDEISRLAGTMNMMLDRLHAAAERQRRFVADASHELQTPLAAARTDLEVALAHPDRTNWNDTAADLLAANRRMERLVRDLLFLARADAGAPRAATRPVDLDDIVLSEAARIRGGGHLRVDTGAVSAAAVDGRRDDLTRAVRNLFDNAEHYASSSVRVELGSDDRRVRLIVHDDGPGIPAADRKRAFERFTRLDEDRSRRTGGTGLGLAIAKEIIDAHGGSIVVEDAPRGARFVIRLPAR encoded by the coding sequence GTGCGCGCCCGCACCACGATCGCCGCCACGATCGTCGTCGGTTTCGCCCTCGTGATCACCGCCGTGAGCCTGGTGGTGTTCCTGCGCCGTTCGTTGGTTGAACGCGTCGACGACATCGCGCGGGCGCGTGCGTACGACGTCGCGGCCCTGGCCCGTCAGGGCATGCTCCCCGCGGACCTGGCTGTCGAGGGTGACGACGGCAGCATCGCCCAGGTCGTGGACGGCGCGGGCAGAGTCGTGTCCGCCACCGCCGGACTGCGGCGCGACCAGTCTCTCGCCCGGTTCCGCCCTCCCGGGGCTGCGCCCGAGGTTCGCACAGTCGATGACGTTCCCTTCGGCGAGGGCGGCAGCTACCGGGTCATCGCGCTGCCGACGGCCACACCGGGAGGACCGGCGACCGTCTACGTGGCGGCGAGCCTCTCTCCGGTCGATGACGCCGTCGAGGTTCTCCAGAGCGCCCTTGCCGCCGGCGCTCCACTGCTGCTGGCACTCGTCGCCTTCACCACCTGGACGGTCGCGGGCCGCACCCTGCGGCCGGTGGACGCCATCCGCGCCGAGGTCGCCGACATCTCCGAACGCTCCCTCGACAGGCGTGTGTCCGTGCCACCCACAGACGACGAGATCAGCCGGCTCGCGGGCACGATGAACATGATGCTCGACCGGTTGCACGCCGCTGCCGAGCGTCAACGTCGCTTCGTGGCGGACGCCTCACACGAGTTGCAGACCCCGCTCGCCGCGGCGCGCACCGACCTGGAGGTCGCACTCGCCCACCCCGACCGCACCAACTGGAACGACACGGCAGCCGACCTGCTCGCGGCGAACCGTCGCATGGAGCGCCTGGTCCGGGACCTGCTGTTCCTCGCCCGGGCGGACGCCGGCGCCCCTCGCGCGGCAACCCGTCCGGTCGACCTCGACGACATCGTCCTGTCCGAAGCGGCCCGGATCCGTGGCGGCGGCCACCTGCGGGTCGACACCGGCGCGGTCTCGGCGGCTGCCGTCGACGGCCGTCGCGACGACCTGACCCGGGCCGTACGCAATCTGTTCGACAATGCCGAGCACTATGCCTCGTCATCGGTCCGCGTCGAGCTCGGCAGCGACGACCGCCGAGTCAGGTTGATCGTCCACGACGACGGGCCGGGGATTCCGGCCGCGGACCGGAAGCGTGCCTTTGAGCGATTCACGCGCCTGGACGAGGACCGGAGCCGTCGAACCGGCGGCACCGGTCTCGGTCTGGCGATTGCGAAAGAGATCATCGACGCACACGGAGGCTCGATAGTCGTCGAGGACGCGCCTCGGGGCGCACGGTTCGTCATCCGCCTGCCTGCGCGCTAA
- a CDS encoding response regulator transcription factor: MRILVVEDDKHLARSIKRGLEAEGFAAEVALDGVEGLWRATDGDYDVIVLDIMLPGRNGYQVCAELREAGNWTPILMLTAKDGELDEAEALDTGADDYLSKPFSYVVLVARIRALLRRGSRERPATLTVGDLRLDPAAHRVWRGDTQVSLTPRQFALLEFLMRRPGQVLSKSTILDHVWDFAFDGDPNIVEVYVRHLRKKIDEPFGRSAIQTVRLVGYRLDPDGG; this comes from the coding sequence GTGCGCATCCTCGTGGTAGAGGACGACAAGCACCTCGCCCGGTCAATCAAGCGTGGGTTGGAGGCCGAGGGGTTCGCTGCTGAGGTTGCCCTCGATGGCGTCGAGGGCCTCTGGCGGGCCACTGACGGCGACTACGACGTCATCGTTCTCGACATCATGCTCCCCGGCAGGAACGGCTATCAGGTGTGCGCCGAGTTGCGCGAGGCCGGAAACTGGACCCCGATTCTCATGCTCACGGCCAAGGACGGCGAACTCGACGAGGCGGAAGCACTCGACACGGGAGCCGATGACTACCTGTCCAAGCCGTTCTCCTATGTCGTCCTGGTCGCGAGAATCCGAGCGCTGCTGCGCCGGGGCTCGCGGGAGCGCCCGGCCACGCTGACCGTCGGCGACCTGCGGCTCGACCCCGCCGCCCATCGGGTCTGGCGGGGGGACACGCAGGTGTCACTCACCCCTCGCCAGTTCGCCCTCCTCGAGTTCCTCATGCGACGCCCGGGCCAGGTGCTCTCCAAGAGCACCATCCTCGACCACGTCTGGGACTTCGCCTTCGACGGCGACCCCAACATCGTGGAGGTCTACGTCCGGCACCTACGCAAGAAGATCGACGAGCCGTTCGGTCGTTCCGCGATCCAGACCGTCCGTCTCGTCGGCTACCGACTGGACCCCGATGGGGGCTGA
- a CDS encoding glycoside hydrolase family 10 protein — MPAADPSAPSAHRRRTPQALVAVVAALAVAVAVGAWSLRDRADGDGGAPEPGDAAVLGAAPDAGPAGGTPTCAGRPARAPRELRGMWITTVNNIDWPSRRGLPAETVRAEFRGWLDLAVRRNHNAVFVHVRPSGDALWPSRYAPWSEWLTGRRDGRDPGWDPMEFMVAEAHARNLEFHAWFNPYRGGQPAAVGGPGPRLDQLAPTHPLRRHGDWVVTYPSADQPGSRLYFNPGVPEARKFVEDSMLEAVQRYDVDGVHFDDFFYPYPEAGQDFPDGAAFARYGRRFADKHAWRRDNVNTLVREMSERIKAIKPWVKFGISPFGIWRNNRTDPTGSATAGLQSYDDIYADTRLWVREQWLDYVVPQLYWHIGFGKADYAKLLPWWAATVRGTRVQLYIGQADYRVGERGAWRDPGELDRQLALNRRHGVSGSVHFSARQVRADKLGAVSRYSEAHYAGPALVPPMAQLPAAPPAVPAVAGARREDAGGVALTWHGDGAASFAVYRVDGDAARLVATARGTGWVDRTAPADRPLSYCVSGLDRSGNEGRLSAPMSVAAQ, encoded by the coding sequence ATGCCTGCCGCCGACCCGTCCGCTCCGTCCGCCCACCGCCGTCGTACGCCGCAGGCGTTGGTCGCGGTGGTCGCCGCGCTCGCCGTGGCGGTCGCGGTCGGCGCCTGGTCGCTGCGGGATCGGGCTGATGGCGACGGCGGTGCACCGGAGCCGGGCGACGCGGCCGTCCTCGGCGCGGCGCCCGACGCCGGCCCGGCGGGGGGCACCCCCACCTGTGCCGGGCGGCCGGCCCGGGCGCCCCGCGAGCTGCGCGGCATGTGGATCACGACGGTGAACAACATCGACTGGCCGAGCCGGCGCGGGCTGCCGGCCGAGACGGTGCGGGCGGAGTTCCGGGGTTGGCTGGACCTGGCCGTGCGGCGCAACCACAACGCGGTCTTCGTACACGTGCGGCCGAGCGGGGACGCGCTCTGGCCGTCCAGGTACGCGCCGTGGTCGGAGTGGCTGACCGGGCGCCGCGACGGCCGCGACCCGGGCTGGGACCCGATGGAGTTCATGGTCGCCGAGGCGCACGCCCGCAACCTGGAGTTCCATGCCTGGTTCAACCCGTACCGGGGCGGACAGCCGGCCGCGGTGGGCGGGCCCGGCCCCAGGCTGGATCAGCTCGCGCCGACCCATCCGCTGCGGCGGCACGGCGATTGGGTGGTGACCTATCCCAGCGCCGATCAGCCGGGCAGCCGCCTCTACTTCAACCCGGGCGTCCCCGAGGCGCGTAAGTTCGTCGAGGACTCGATGCTGGAGGCGGTCCAGCGGTACGACGTCGACGGGGTGCACTTCGACGACTTCTTCTACCCGTACCCGGAGGCCGGGCAGGACTTTCCGGATGGCGCGGCGTTCGCCCGGTACGGCCGGCGGTTCGCGGACAAGCACGCCTGGCGCCGGGACAACGTGAACACGCTGGTCCGCGAGATGAGCGAGCGGATCAAGGCGATCAAGCCGTGGGTGAAGTTCGGCATCAGCCCGTTCGGCATCTGGCGTAACAACCGCACCGACCCGACCGGCTCAGCGACCGCGGGTTTGCAGAGCTACGACGACATCTACGCTGACACCCGGCTCTGGGTCCGGGAGCAGTGGCTGGACTACGTCGTGCCGCAGCTCTACTGGCACATCGGGTTCGGCAAGGCCGACTACGCCAAGCTGCTGCCGTGGTGGGCGGCCACGGTGCGGGGCACCCGGGTGCAGCTCTACATCGGCCAGGCCGACTACCGGGTGGGCGAGCGCGGCGCCTGGCGCGACCCGGGAGAGCTGGACCGCCAGCTCGCCCTCAACCGGCGGCACGGCGTGAGCGGGAGCGTGCACTTCAGCGCCAGGCAGGTGCGCGCCGACAAGCTCGGAGCGGTCAGCCGGTACAGCGAGGCGCACTACGCCGGCCCGGCGCTGGTGCCCCCGATGGCGCAGCTGCCGGCGGCGCCGCCGGCAGTGCCAGCGGTCGCCGGCGCGCGGCGTGAGGACGCCGGCGGGGTGGCGCTGACCTGGCATGGGGACGGCGCCGCGAGCTTCGCCGTTTACCGCGTGGACGGCGACGCGGCCCGGCTCGTCGCCACCGCCCGGGGTACCGGCTGGGTCGACCGCACCGCGCCGGCCGACCGCCCGCTCTCCTACTGCGTGTCCGGGCTCGACCGCAGCGGGAACGAGGGCCGACTCAGCGCGCCGATGTCCGTCGCCGCGCAGTGA
- a CDS encoding efflux RND transporter permease subunit: protein MMRWIIGTSLKLRFLVVVGASMLMFFGVLQIRDMPVDAFPEFAPPRVEIQTICIGLSAQDVEELVSVPLEQGLTGIEGLDVMRSKSVSQLSSIVLIFKPGTDLMAARLLIQERLTAVTPRLPRWANSPFMIQPLSSTSRVMKIGISQADKSDAAHVDMALQAYWTVRPRLMRVPGVANVAIWGDRWHVKQALVDPELMKQHNVTLAQVMEAAGDAVDVGQLKFNGGFEIGTGGWVDTPNHRFQVQHQLPALTGQQLAEIPIDVPTGAKPVYLKDVAYITDDIMPPSLLTGDAVINDGPGLMLIVEKLPWGNTLEVTRGVEAALQEMAPGMQGLNVDTEIFRPATFIETSVENLGRAMVIGFILVVLILVLFLFEWRVALISAISIPLSLVAAGLVLHWTGATINTMILAGLVIALGVLVDDAIIDVENIVRRIRQHRRAGSTKSTAAIVLDASVEVRGPIVQATMIILVSTVPIFLLTGLTGSFFRPMAFAYGLAVLASLLVALTVIPALALMLLTRSPIERRESPLVRWLQRGYTASLARIIPRPAVAYATVVLVLAGGLMVVPMLGQNLFPAFKERDFLMHWVTQPGTTREESVRITEQVSRELRAIPGVRNFGAHIGQGTLADEVVGMNFTENWISIDPKVDYDKTHDAVQKVVDGYPGLQRDVQTYLKERTKEVLTGSSDAIIIRIVGDDLDVLRNKANEVKELITGIDGIIDEHVTLQTPVPQVDVQVDLAKAASYGIKPGDVRRTAATFIASEEAGDIWRNGKNTEVHVWSVPSARYSIESVRNLLMDAADGSKVPVGELAEVKMVPTPNQILRENGSRYINVGANVAAGKALGDVAAEVERRLATVDFPPGYHPQLLGEYKEATSAQDQLRLFAGVAVIGILFLLTTAFNSWRLSFLVLLTLPMALVGGILAAYVGGGILSLGSLVGFFTVLGIAARNGILMINHFQYLEREEGESFGRSLVLRGAKERLSPILMTSLATGLALVPLAIEGSLPGHEIEHPMAVVILGGLVTSTLLNLFVLPSLYLRFGRHGDWSTRRPLAARVWPTALRPGRSPA, encoded by the coding sequence ATGATGCGTTGGATCATTGGAACGAGTCTGAAGCTCCGGTTCCTCGTGGTTGTCGGGGCCTCGATGTTGATGTTCTTCGGCGTGCTGCAGATTCGCGACATGCCCGTCGACGCGTTCCCCGAATTCGCGCCGCCCCGGGTGGAGATACAGACGATCTGCATCGGGCTGTCCGCCCAGGATGTCGAGGAGCTTGTCTCCGTCCCGCTGGAGCAGGGGCTCACCGGGATCGAGGGCCTGGACGTGATGCGCTCCAAGTCGGTCTCCCAGCTCTCCTCGATCGTCCTGATCTTCAAGCCCGGGACCGACCTGATGGCGGCCCGCCTGCTGATCCAGGAACGCCTCACCGCCGTCACACCCAGACTGCCGCGCTGGGCCAACTCCCCCTTCATGATCCAACCGCTGTCGTCGACCAGCCGGGTCATGAAGATCGGAATATCCCAGGCGGACAAGTCCGACGCCGCCCACGTCGACATGGCGCTGCAGGCGTATTGGACGGTCCGGCCCCGGCTGATGCGCGTACCCGGGGTGGCGAACGTGGCCATCTGGGGCGATCGGTGGCACGTCAAGCAGGCCCTCGTCGATCCCGAGCTCATGAAGCAGCACAACGTCACGCTGGCCCAGGTCATGGAGGCCGCCGGCGACGCGGTGGACGTGGGCCAGCTGAAGTTCAACGGTGGGTTCGAGATCGGCACCGGCGGGTGGGTCGACACGCCCAACCACCGATTCCAGGTGCAGCACCAACTGCCCGCCCTGACCGGGCAGCAACTGGCCGAGATCCCCATCGACGTGCCAACGGGCGCCAAGCCGGTCTATCTCAAGGACGTCGCCTACATCACGGACGACATCATGCCGCCGTCCCTGCTCACGGGGGACGCGGTCATCAACGACGGTCCCGGCCTCATGCTCATCGTCGAAAAGCTGCCCTGGGGCAACACCCTCGAGGTGACCCGCGGGGTCGAGGCCGCGCTGCAGGAGATGGCGCCTGGCATGCAGGGCCTCAACGTCGACACCGAGATCTTCCGGCCGGCGACCTTCATCGAGACCTCGGTCGAGAACCTCGGTCGGGCGATGGTCATCGGATTCATCCTGGTGGTCCTGATCCTGGTGCTCTTCCTTTTCGAGTGGCGGGTCGCGTTGATCAGCGCCATTTCGATCCCGCTCTCCCTCGTCGCGGCGGGACTCGTCCTGCACTGGACCGGGGCCACCATAAATACGATGATCCTGGCAGGGCTCGTGATCGCCCTCGGCGTGCTCGTCGACGACGCCATCATCGACGTCGAGAACATCGTGCGCCGCATCCGCCAGCATCGGCGAGCGGGCAGCACGAAGTCGACCGCCGCCATCGTCCTCGACGCGTCGGTGGAGGTGCGGGGACCGATCGTCCAGGCCACGATGATCATCCTGGTCAGCACGGTCCCGATCTTCCTGCTCACCGGGCTCACCGGCTCGTTCTTCCGGCCCATGGCGTTCGCCTACGGGCTGGCCGTCCTGGCCTCGCTGCTGGTGGCCCTGACCGTAATCCCGGCGCTCGCCCTGATGCTGCTCACCAGGTCACCGATCGAGCGGCGGGAGTCGCCCCTGGTGCGCTGGCTCCAGCGCGGCTACACCGCGTCGCTGGCACGCATCATCCCGCGTCCCGCCGTCGCCTACGCGACCGTCGTACTCGTGCTGGCGGGCGGCCTCATGGTGGTACCGATGCTGGGACAGAACCTGTTCCCCGCGTTCAAGGAGCGGGACTTCCTCATGCACTGGGTGACCCAGCCCGGCACCACCCGGGAGGAGAGCGTCCGCATCACGGAACAGGTCAGCAGGGAGCTGAGGGCGATCCCGGGGGTCCGGAACTTCGGCGCCCACATCGGACAGGGAACGTTGGCCGACGAGGTCGTCGGCATGAACTTCACCGAGAACTGGATCAGCATCGACCCGAAGGTCGACTACGACAAGACTCATGACGCCGTCCAGAAGGTGGTCGACGGCTACCCCGGACTGCAGCGCGATGTGCAGACCTACCTGAAGGAGCGCACGAAGGAGGTGCTCACCGGCTCCAGCGACGCCATCATCATCCGCATCGTCGGCGACGACCTCGACGTGCTTCGCAACAAGGCCAACGAGGTCAAGGAGCTCATTACCGGGATCGACGGCATCATCGACGAACACGTGACGCTCCAGACCCCGGTTCCTCAGGTGGATGTCCAGGTCGACCTGGCCAAGGCGGCGTCGTACGGGATCAAGCCCGGCGACGTACGCCGAACCGCCGCCACGTTCATCGCCAGCGAGGAGGCGGGCGACATCTGGCGGAACGGCAAGAACACTGAAGTGCACGTGTGGAGCGTGCCGAGCGCCCGGTACAGCATCGAGAGCGTCCGTAACCTCCTGATGGACGCGGCGGACGGGAGCAAGGTCCCCGTGGGTGAGCTGGCCGAGGTCAAGATGGTGCCCACGCCCAACCAGATCCTGCGGGAAAACGGATCGCGGTATATCAACGTGGGTGCCAACGTGGCCGCGGGGAAGGCCCTGGGCGACGTCGCGGCCGAGGTTGAGCGCCGCTTGGCGACGGTGGACTTCCCGCCCGGCTACCACCCGCAACTGCTCGGTGAGTACAAGGAAGCGACGAGCGCCCAGGACCAGCTGCGGCTCTTCGCCGGCGTCGCGGTGATCGGGATCCTCTTCCTGCTGACCACCGCCTTCAACAGCTGGCGGCTGTCGTTCCTGGTCCTCCTCACGCTGCCCATGGCTCTGGTGGGCGGGATCCTCGCGGCATACGTCGGTGGCGGCATCCTCTCGCTCGGCTCGCTCGTGGGATTCTTCACCGTGCTGGGCATCGCCGCCCGCAACGGCATTCTGATGATCAACCATTTCCAGTATCTCGAGCGGGAGGAAGGGGAAAGCTTCGGTCGCAGCCTCGTCCTCCGTGGCGCGAAGGAGCGGCTCTCGCCGATCCTCATGACCTCGCTGGCGACCGGGCTCGCCCTGGTTCCCCTGGCCATCGAGGGCAGCCTGCCCGGTCACGAGATAGAACACCCGATGGCGGTCGTGATTCTGGGCGGCCTGGTCACCTCGACGCTGCTGAACCTGTTCGTCCTCCCGTCCCTCTATCTGCGCTTCGGCCGACACGGGGACTGGTCAACGCGCCGGCCCCTAGCAGCACGCGTGTGGCCCACGGCCCTGCGGCCCGGAAGGTCACCTGCTTGA
- a CDS encoding ABC transporter permease codes for MTAGLRGRVRNAEASAGTVRGDSQGWLVVAEQECRDLWVSGRGPGLVFAFSVVLSVMTYLAGTSQVLNFLEQREAVNLTLQVAVAVGVLVTLVVAADAISGERERGTLESLLLTPVSRRAIVLGKMAAALSLWLAAFVVSVPYLWVLGRGVSIVGQALLLGLLVGTLLAVALAALGLLISAVSSSNKVSLAVSLFLLLALFAPTQLPGGAPKGWFGDLLVRLNPVGAALHYLTAVLVNGHAWTRDLSYLVSPLLTAVLAGGVLIAAGTRIVRLHGGVSGE; via the coding sequence ATGACGGCGGGTCTGCGTGGGCGCGTCCGGAACGCCGAAGCCAGCGCGGGCACGGTTCGTGGCGACAGCCAGGGCTGGCTGGTCGTCGCCGAACAGGAGTGCCGCGATCTGTGGGTGAGCGGGCGCGGTCCCGGGTTGGTCTTCGCGTTCAGCGTCGTCCTGAGCGTCATGACCTACCTTGCCGGCACCAGTCAGGTGCTCAACTTCCTCGAGCAGCGGGAAGCAGTGAACCTCACCCTGCAGGTCGCGGTGGCGGTCGGCGTCCTCGTCACGCTCGTGGTCGCCGCCGACGCGATCAGCGGGGAGCGGGAGCGGGGCACGCTGGAGAGCCTGCTGCTCACGCCCGTCTCCCGCCGTGCGATCGTGCTGGGGAAGATGGCCGCCGCGCTGTCGCTCTGGCTCGCGGCCTTCGTCGTGAGCGTGCCGTACCTCTGGGTCCTTGGACGCGGTGTGTCCATCGTGGGGCAGGCGCTGCTGCTCGGCCTGCTCGTCGGCACGCTGCTGGCGGTAGCGCTCGCCGCCCTCGGTCTCCTGATCAGCGCAGTGTCGAGTTCCAACAAGGTCAGTCTCGCGGTAAGCCTGTTCCTGCTTCTGGCTCTCTTCGCGCCGACCCAGTTGCCCGGCGGCGCGCCAAAGGGCTGGTTCGGAGATCTCCTCGTCCGGCTCAATCCGGTCGGCGCGGCGCTGCACTACCTCACGGCTGTGCTCGTCAACGGGCACGCCTGGACACGGGACCTGTCCTACCTGGTCTCTCCGCTACTGACCGCTGTACTGGCCGGGGGCGTCCTGATTGCCGCCGGCACCCGGATCGTCCGCCTGCATGGAGGGGTGAGCGGAGAATGA